One stretch of Acanthochromis polyacanthus isolate Apoly-LR-REF ecotype Palm Island chromosome 16, KAUST_Apoly_ChrSc, whole genome shotgun sequence DNA includes these proteins:
- the LOC127530406 gene encoding deleted in malignant brain tumors 1 protein-like, with protein sequence MDFISALQLLIGLMNLLLLSDCEKIKLVGPTRCSGRVEVFHRDSWGTVCDDHWSISNAEVVCREMDCGTVIEAKTGAFFGEGKEHIWLDDVQCTGSESSILKCPHRTLGINNCGHGEDAGVVCSDFVRLVNGSNRCNGRVELYQGGHWKKVCSSDWTKEDADVVCREISCGSPLSQTVPSHFGEAHNLNGVKTHCVGNESSISECTHQDTSESCTDATVVCTSRPPSPGAFFGEGQGDIWLDDVNCFGNETSLQHCRRPSFGENNCGHSEDAGVVCSGMVYIQVWSMFRYGMVYVLVWSMFWYGLCSGMVSSGLVYVLCQYVYVQVWYGMVYVLVWYATIRLINVGRMSVLVGSSCTTEDHWASASSVNWE encoded by the exons ATGGACTTTATTTCTGCTCTTCAGCTGCTCATAG gtctGATGAACCTTCTGCTGCTCTCAG ACTGTGAGAAGATCAAGCTGGTGGGTCCAACCCGGTGCTCCGGCCGGGTGGAGGTCTTCCACAGGGACAGCTGGGGCACGGTGTGTGACGACCACTGGAGCATCTCCAACGCCGAGGTGGTCTGCAGGGAGATGGACTGTGGGACGGTGATCGAGGCCAAGACAGGAGCATTCTTCGGCGAAGGGAAGGAGCACATCTGGCTGGACGACGTTCAGTGTACCGGCTCAGAGTCCTCCATCTTAAAGTGTCCTCACAGAACCCTGGGAATCAACAACTGTGGACACGGAGAGGACGCCGGCGTCGTCTGCTCAG ACTTTGTGCGTCTGGTGAACGGCAGTAACCGCTGTAACGGCAGGGTGGAGCTCTACCAAGGAGGACACTGGAAGAAGGTCTGCAGCAGCGACTGGACCAAGGAGGACGCCGACGTGGTCTGCAGAGAGATCAGCTGTGGAAGTCCTCTATCCCAGACCGTCCCATCACACTTTGGAGAAGCCCACAACCTGAACGGAGTGAAAACCCACTGCGTTGGAAATGAGAGCTCCATCTCAGAGTGCACACATCAGGACACCTCAGAGAGCTGCACCGACGCTACCGTCGTCTGTACCAGTAG ACCGCCAAGTCCGGGCGCCTTCTTCGGTGAAGGTCAAGGAGACATCTGGCTGGATGACGTCAACTGTTTCGGAAATGAGACGTCGCTGCAGCACTGCAGGAGGCCTTCGTTTGGAGAGAACAACTGTGGACACAGTGAGGATGCTGGCGTGGTCTGTTCAG GAATGGTCTACATTCAG GTATGGTCTATGTTCAG GTATG GTATGGTCTATGTTCTG GTATGGTCTATGTTCTG GTATGGTCTATGTTCTGGTATGGTCTCATCTGGTCTGGTCTATGTTCTGTGTCAGTATGTCTATGTTCAG GTATG GTATG GTATGGTCTATGTTCTG GTATG GTATG CCACCATCAGACTGATCAATGTGGGACGGATGAGTGTTCTGGTCGGGTCGAGCTGCACCACGGAGGACCACTGGGCATCCGCCAGCAGCGTTAATTGGGAATGA